DNA sequence from the Thermodesulfatator atlanticus DSM 21156 genome:
GGGTGCCGGTTTCTGCTCCAGGTGGAATTTTTACCCTTAAGCGTTCGGTCTGGGTAACAGTGCCTGTCCCCCTACAGGTGGGGCAGGGCTTGGTAGTGGTTTTGCCTGTCCCCCTGCAATACGGGCAGATTTCTATCATGCGAACACTGCCGCGGCGGTGTTCTTTTTTGCCAAGACCTCCGCAATGGGGGCAGCTTGTGGCACTTGTTAAGTCAAAACCCTGGCCATGACAGGTTGGACATGGCTTTTCAAGGGGGACGTCTATTTCAACTTCGCCCCCAAGAGCTGCCTTTTCAAAGGGAATTTCTACCCGGTAAAGGACATCCGCCCCTGGTTCAGGTCGAGACTCCCAATCCCTTTCAAATCCAAAAAGATCTGCGAAAATATCTGCAAAGCCACCAAAAGGGCCGGTCTCATCCATGAAAATGCTAAAGTCATAAGCCCGCTCTCCACCAGGGGTGGTGAAGCTATAGGCGCTTGCGGCCTGGCGCAACTTGTCGTACTCAGCCCTTTTCTCTGGATTAGAAAGAATTTCGTAGGCTTCCTGAATCTCTTTAAATTTTTCTTCAGCTTCTTTGTCTCCAGGGTGTAAGTCTGGATGATATTTGCGGGCAAGCCTGCGGTAAGCCTTTTTTATCTCTTCCTGGCTGGCGTCAGGGCTTACACCTAATATTTCGTAAAGGTCCTTTTTGACCATTTCTTCCCTCCTCCTAAACTTGTGAGATGACCTAAGTCCAACTAAACTTGTTAGTCTCTATGGACGCTTTGGCAAGGGGTAACCTTAAAGAAACTAGAAGAGTTTTTTCGGTAAGTGAGCTCAACCAGGCCCTTAAAGAGCTTATCGAAAGCAAGTTTCCTTTTGTCTGGGTGGAAGGCGAAATTGCCAACGTAAAAACTTCCCAGGCCGGACATATTTACTTTTCCCTGCGCGATGACGGGGCAAGCTTGCGCGCGGTGCTCTTTCGCACGTATCGTTCCAACTTAAACTTCAAGCTTGAAGACGGGCTCCATGTGCTTTGCTTTGGAAGGTTAAGCCTTTATGAGGCGAGAGGCGAGTACCAACTCATAGTCCAGCAGGTTGAGCCCGTGGGCTACGGGGTCTTTCGACTTGCGCTTCAGCAACTTCAGGAAAAGCTTGCCAAAGAGGGCTTGCTTGACCCGGCCCGCAAAAGACCACTTCCCTTCTGGCCCAAGGTGATAGGCTTGATTACCTCCCTTCACGGCGCAGCTATCCATGATTTCTTAAGAGTAGGGCTTGGGCGCAATCCCTTGACCAGGGTCCTTGTTTATCCCGTCAAGGTTCAAGGAGAAGACGCCCCCCTTGAAATCATGGAAGGACTTCTCGCCCTTTCTTCTTTTAATGAAGTAGAAGTCATCGTGATAACAAGGGGTGGTGGTTCCATAGAAGACCTTATTCCCTTTAATCACGAGGGGCTGGCAAGGGCCATTGCTGCCTCTCCTGTGCCTGTTGTTTCAGCAGTAGGCCACGAAATCGACGTGACTATTTGTGATCTGGTGGCTGATGTGCGCGCACCTACCCCAACCGCTGCGGCTCAGCTTGTTTTTCCCAAGCTCGCCGATATTGAAAACACTTTATCCCTTTTAGCCCGTAGTCTTAAACGCGCTATGACAGGAAAGATTGAAAGAGAAAAAGAAAGGCTCATTCACCTTGCCAGACGCCTAAAAGACCCACAGAGAAAAATAGCAGAACAGCAAAAATTACTCGACTCCCTTAAAAGGCGTCTTGACCTTGGTATTTCAAAGCAGCTAACCCGTAAGCAGCAAAGTTTACAAAGTCTTGCCAGAGAACTCCACGTGCTATCTCCCCTGGCAGTGCTTGAAAGAGGCTACAGCATTGCGCGCAGAGTCCCGGATGGTAAAGTCCTGCGCAGCGCGGAAGAAGCATCCCGGGGAGATGAATTGGAAATAATCCTTTCTCAGGGAAGACTCAAGGCCACGGTCAAAGAGGTTATCGCTCGAGATGAAAACCTTTAGGCTTTTTTTATTACTGGGAGCATATTTTTTCCGACAAGGTATCATCGCGAGGCGATGTGGTCGCCCGCGCGATCCCAGCTACAGCGTCATCACGAGGCGTGCTATCGCACGTCGAAGTGATCCCTGTCCCGAACACAGTGAGGGATCTAGATTGCTTCGCTTCGCTCGCAATGATCATGTCTGTTTTGTGTTTCCGGTAATAACATTTGTGTTTTTCCTTTTCGTTTTTGCCAAGGAAGGGCTTTCGCTTTCTTTTTTGCCTGAAAAGCCCTTTCCCGGGACGCCGGTTCTGGTTTCCCTTCCCACTAAGGCAGAAAAGCTAATTTTCTTGGGAAAAGACTTTTATGCTTTTGCCTATCAAGGGAAATATTATGCCCTTGTCGCCGTGCCCCTTGGTGTAAAACCCGGCACTTACACCTTAAAAATTTACGGAGAAAAGATTACTTCAACAAAAATAAAGATTTATCCTAAAAAATACCCCACTGAGCATCTAAAAGTCCCGCCTAAGATGATTCATTACCCGCAAGAAGTCATTGATCGCATTAAACGGGAAGTAAAGGCCATAAAAACTACCCTTTCTGGCTTTACCCCAAAGCCCCTTTTTGACGGGCCTTTTGTATGGCCTGCGGCTGGGAGGCTTTCAAGCCCTTTTGGTTTTAGGCGCATTTATAACGACGTGCCCAAAAGCCCCCACTCGGGGATTGATATTGCAGTCCCTTCTGGCACGCCTGTTAAAGCGGCTAATAGCGGAAGAGTTGTTCTTTGCGGCAGTTTTTATCTTCCGGGAAAAATCTTAATTATTGACCACGGCCTTGGCATTTACACGGTTTATTGTCATCTCAGCAAGATTCTGGTGAAAGAGGGCGATTTTGTTGACAAAGGCCAAAAAATTGCCCTTTCAGGCAAAAGTGGCCGGGTAACAGGCCCTCACCTTCACTTTGGTGTTTACGTGAGAGGTGTTAAAGTTGATCCCAAAGTGCTCCTTGAGGTATTTTAAGACCATGCGTTTTGAAGAAGCCTTTAAGCTTTTAGAAAAAATCGTCCACGAACTCGAAGAAAACGACCTTCCCCTTGAAGAGGCCCTGGCCCGGTACGAAGAAGGTGTAAAACTTGTGCGGCATTTGCAAAATGTCCTTAAGGAAGCTGAGCAGAAAGTTGAAGTGCTCCTGAAAGACCACGAAGGCCGGCTTATTCGCAAACCTCTTTTAGAGGATGAGGTGTGAGCCTTTCGCCGGATTTTTTTGATTGGTTAAAAGCACGCCAAGAGCTCATTAACAGCGCTCTTTTGCGTTACGTGCCGCGCGAGGCGGGCTATGCTGCGCGCCTTTTTGACGCCATGCATTATAGCCTTATGGCAGGGGGCAAACGCCTGCGTCCTATCTTTGTGCTTGCTGCGGCAGAAATTTTTGGAAAACCCTATGAAGAATTTTTACCTGCGGCTTGTGCCCTTGAGTGTATTCATACCTATTCTCTGATCCACGACGACCTTCCCGCCATGGATGATGACGATCTTCGCCGGGGAAAGCCCACGTGTCATAAGGCCTTTGACGAAGCCACGGCTATTTTGGCAGGAGACGGCCTACTAACCCACGCCTTTTATCTCCTGGCTCATGAAGAATTAGTCAGGCATTTTCCCCCAGAAAATATCATAAAGGCCATAAGGCTTGTTGCCGAAGCCGCAGGCTTAAAAGGCATGGTCGCAGGGCAGATGGCTGACCTTTTGGCAGAAGGCCGCAAAGTTGATGCGGATGAACTTTTCTTTATCCATTCCCACAAAACAGCCGCATTGATCAGGGCTTCGGTGCTCCTTGCTCCCATCCTCATAGGCGCCACACAAGAAGAATTAAACGCCCTGGCAAAATACGGGCAAAACATAGGCCTTGCTTTTCAAATCATTGACGACATCCTTGATCTAGTTGCCGATGAGGAAGTCCTGGGAAAACCCGTTGGCTCAGATCTTGCCAAGGAAAAGGCCACCTATCCCGCTCTTTTTGGGCTTGAAGCTTCGCGTGAAAAAGCAAAGTCGCTGCTTGAGGATGCTCTTTCGGCACTTAGCCCCTTTGGTGTACGGGCCAAGGCCCTTTCAGACATTGCTTATTACGTGCTTGAGCGCAAACTTTAACCCTTCATCCTTTCTGCAATGGGCCTAAGGGTTAGCCCCTGAAAAATTACCGAAAACACCACGTTGAAATAAGTCAGCGTTAAAAAGAGGTCTTTTAAGGGGTTTTCAGGCAGAGAAAAAGCAAGGGCAATGGCAATACCGCCTTTTAAACCACACCAGGTGAAAAAGGCGGTCTTTTTAAGTGAAAGCCCCTTAAACCAGCTGGTTAAGGCCGTGCTTATAAGGACACTTAAAAACCGCCCAAATAGAACCAAGAAGATGACCACCAGGCCGAAAAGCAAATTTGTTTCGTTATATTTGATTAGAAGCACCTCAAGGCCAATGAGCATAAAAAGAACTGCGTTAAGAAGGCCGTCCACCAGGCGCCAGAAGGTATCAAGGTGTTCCACAGTCCTTTCACTCATGGCCAAACGTCTTCCGTGATTGCCAATCAGAAGCCCGGCAGCTACTACGGCAAGTGGCCCTGAGAAATGGAATTTTTCTGCTACGGAAAAACAAACCATTACCAGGGTAAGCGTCATCAGGACTTCTAATTCATAGTCATCAACACTTCTTAGCAATAAAAAGCATAAGTAGCCAAGCAATACTCCAAGCCCTAATCCGCCAAGGCACTCCTTGGCAAAAAAGGCCAAAAAGTGCCCTAAGCTAATTTCTTGGGTAGCTGTTGCTATTTCTAGCAGGGCCAGGAAAAGAACAACGGCAACTCCGTCGTTTAAAAGCGACTCGCCCACAATTACGATTTCGGTCCTTCTGGGGATTCCTGCTTTTTGTAAAACAGAAAGAACAGCTACCGGATCTGTGGGAGATATCAGGGCCCCAAAGACAAAGGCCCACATTAAGGGAATATCAAGGCCAAAGAGCTTGGCGGCATAGTGTAAAAAAATACCGGTAAAAAAGGTGGCCAGAAATACTCCCAGGGTGGCAAGGCTTAAGATGGTACGCAGGCGCTCAAGTAGATTTTCAAGATTCACGTGAAGGGCTCCGGCAAAGAGCAAAAAACCAAGCATCCAGTGAAGCACAGCTTCTTCAAAAGAAATACGAGAAATTATGGTGGTGAAGTGTTGCTTTACGTGAAAAGCCGGGAAAAATGCATCTAGCCCCAGGACAAAAAAAGCCAAAAAAGCAGCCACTATGGTTATGCCAATGCCGGTGGGAAGCCTCAAAAAGCGGTAATTTATGTAACCCGAAAGCACTGCCACGCACAAAAAGAAGGTCACCAGGGTATAAAGAGACATTGTTCTCGCTTTGGCTCTCCTTTTCCGTTAAAATTGTGTAAAATTTTTTAATAAATTGATTTTAAGGGTGATATTATGGCCAAGATTTTAGACCGCGTAAACTCACCGGCTGATTTAAAAAAACTAAAGCTAAGACACCTCAATAAATTGTCGGATGAATTACGCGAGTTGATCATTAATACTGTCTCACAGACAGGGGGGCATCTTGCCCCAAACTTAGGCGTAGTTGAGCTTACCATTGCCCTTCATTACGTGTTTGATTCCCCAAAGGATAAAATCGTGTGGGACGTAGGGCATCAGGCCTATGCCCATAAACTTCTTACCGGTCGCAAAGAGAGTTTTCATACGTTGCGCCAATATGGCGGGATCGCCGGGTTCCCAAAGCGTTCCGAAAGCCCACATGATATCGTAGATGTTGGCCACAGTAGTACGTCTATCTCCGCTGCTCTTGGGCTGGTTGTCGCGCAGGACATGCTTAAAAAAGAAGGCAAGGTCGTGGTTGTCATTGGGGATGGCTCAATGACCGCAGGGCTTGCCTTTGAAGGGCTTAACAACGCAGGTCATCTCAAAAAAGACCTCATTGTCATTTTGAATGACAACGAAATGTCCATCTCCCCCAATGTGGGGGCGCTTTCGTCTTTTCTTTCACGCAAATTAACAGGTCCTGTGGCAAGGCGCCTAAAAAGAGAGCTTGAGTCTTTTGTTAGCCACCTGCCTGGTGGGGAACATTTAGTCCAGGCCATCCGGAAGAGCGAAGACGCTATCAAGTGTCTCTTGACCCCAGGGATGTTGTTTGAAGCCTTTGGTTTTCGTTATGTTGGGCCAATTCCCGGGCATAATATCGAAATTTTGATAAATACCCTTAAAAACGTAAAAGACCTTGAAGGTCCCACACTGGTTCACGTGCTAACTCAAAAAGGCAAAGGCTACCCCCCTGCAGAAGAAGAGCCAGAAAGATTCCACGGCCTAGGGCCCTTTGACGTTAAGACCGGAAAGCCAACAGTCAGTAAACCGAGTCCGCCTTCCTATACAAGCGTTTTTTCAAAGACTATGGTTCGCCTTGGCAAAGAAGAGCCAAGGCTTGTGGCTATCACGGCGGCTATGCCTTCAGGCACAGGGCTTAAGGCCTTTTCAGAAAAATTTCCAGAGCGTTTTTTTGACGTAGGCATTGCTGAACAACATGCCGTTACTTTTGCGGCAGGCCTTGCCCTTGGTGGCCTCATTCCTGTCTGTGCCATCTATTCCACGTTTTTACAACGTGCTTTTGACCAGATCATCCACGACGTAGCCTTGACTGATCTTCACGTGGTTTTTGCCATTGATAGAGGTGGCATTGTGGGTGAAGACGGCCCCACCCACCAAGGCCAGTTTGACCTCTCCTATCTCCGTTTGATTCCCAACATGACTGTCATGGCCCCCAAGGACGAAAACGAACTCCAGCATATGCTTTATACGGCTATCAAATGTAAAGGGCCTGTGGCAGTGCGTTACCCCCGAGGGGCTGGAGTTGGCGTAAGCCTTGACTGGGAATTAAAAGAGCTTCCCATTGGCAAAGCCGAAATTATGCGTGAGGGTGCTGATGTTTTACTCCTTGCTATCGGAAACACCGTTTATCCTGCCCTTGAAGCTGCAAATATCCTGGCTGAAAAGGGCATTTCCGCTGCGGTAGTAAACGCCCGTTTTGTAAAGCCTCTTGACGAAGATTTGATTACGGAACTTTCTTTGCGTTGCGGCAAGGTGGTGACCATTGAAGAAAACACCCTTATTGGCGGGTTTGGGGCTGCAGTGCTTGAGCTTTTCTCAAAACGGGGCTTAAGGATTCCTGTAAAAATGATAGGCCTTCCTGACATTTTCGTTGAGCACGGAGCACCAGCAATTTTACGTGAAAAATACGGCTTAACCCCTGAAAAAATAGCGGAAAAGGTAAGCTTTTGGCTTGAACACGAAGTGAAAACTCCGGAGATTAAAGTCCTTAAAGCCTAAGATAGAAATTATGGGGTGACCGGTGGGACTTGAACCCACGATCTCCGGGGCCACAGCCCGGCGCTCTGACCACCTGAGCTACGGTCACCTCCGAAGCCTTTATAAATGTAACTGATTTTTCGGTAGATTCAAGATGACATAAAAAATGGCTGGGGGACTAGGATTCGAACCTAGACCGGCGGGTCCAGAGCCCGCTGTCCTGCCGATTAGACGATCCCCCAGCGCTAAGCAAAATGATAGCCAAGCTATCGCAGGTGTCAAGAGATAGTTAGCACTTCTATCTTCACTTCAAGGCGTGCCGGAAGCCCAAGCCCCTTGGACAACTGATAAGCAATATGGTCAAGGGCCTTTATAAGGACTTTGGCCGCCTCATGTTCTACATCCCCAATATGGGCGCAAAGTCTTAAGTTTTCGGCCTCCCTCAAGACTTGAGCTTTTGCTTCGTAGTCTTGAAAAGTGGCCAGAAACGCTATACGGGTATCCTGAGAAATAGCCTGCTGTGCTTTTTTAAGAAGTTCGTCTAAAGT
Encoded proteins:
- the dnaJ gene encoding molecular chaperone DnaJ; amino-acid sequence: MVKKDLYEILGVSPDASQEEIKKAYRRLARKYHPDLHPGDKEAEEKFKEIQEAYEILSNPEKRAEYDKLRQAASAYSFTTPGGERAYDFSIFMDETGPFGGFADIFADLFGFERDWESRPEPGADVLYRVEIPFEKAALGGEVEIDVPLEKPCPTCHGQGFDLTSATSCPHCGGLGKKEHRRGSVRMIEICPYCRGTGKTTTKPCPTCRGTGTVTQTERLRVKIPPGAETGTRLRIPGKGMPGRKGAPAGDLYLELVVKPDPRFERKGYDLYLKQPIGLFTAVLGGQVEVPTLNGKVRMKVPPGTQCGQKFRLRGKGIPKPDGTRGDLYVEAMITVPKNLSPEARRKFEELKKIIPEAS
- the xseA gene encoding exodeoxyribonuclease VII large subunit, with the translated sequence MDALARGNLKETRRVFSVSELNQALKELIESKFPFVWVEGEIANVKTSQAGHIYFSLRDDGASLRAVLFRTYRSNLNFKLEDGLHVLCFGRLSLYEARGEYQLIVQQVEPVGYGVFRLALQQLQEKLAKEGLLDPARKRPLPFWPKVIGLITSLHGAAIHDFLRVGLGRNPLTRVLVYPVKVQGEDAPLEIMEGLLALSSFNEVEVIVITRGGGSIEDLIPFNHEGLARAIAASPVPVVSAVGHEIDVTICDLVADVRAPTPTAAAQLVFPKLADIENTLSLLARSLKRAMTGKIEREKERLIHLARRLKDPQRKIAEQQKLLDSLKRRLDLGISKQLTRKQQSLQSLARELHVLSPLAVLERGYSIARRVPDGKVLRSAEEASRGDELEIILSQGRLKATVKEVIARDENL
- a CDS encoding M23 family metallopeptidase; amino-acid sequence: MFFLFVFAKEGLSLSFLPEKPFPGTPVLVSLPTKAEKLIFLGKDFYAFAYQGKYYALVAVPLGVKPGTYTLKIYGEKITSTKIKIYPKKYPTEHLKVPPKMIHYPQEVIDRIKREVKAIKTTLSGFTPKPLFDGPFVWPAAGRLSSPFGFRRIYNDVPKSPHSGIDIAVPSGTPVKAANSGRVVLCGSFYLPGKILIIDHGLGIYTVYCHLSKILVKEGDFVDKGQKIALSGKSGRVTGPHLHFGVYVRGVKVDPKVLLEVF
- the xseB gene encoding exodeoxyribonuclease VII small subunit, which encodes MRFEEAFKLLEKIVHELEENDLPLEEALARYEEGVKLVRHLQNVLKEAEQKVEVLLKDHEGRLIRKPLLEDEV
- a CDS encoding polyprenyl synthetase family protein produces the protein MSLSPDFFDWLKARQELINSALLRYVPREAGYAARLFDAMHYSLMAGGKRLRPIFVLAAAEIFGKPYEEFLPAACALECIHTYSLIHDDLPAMDDDDLRRGKPTCHKAFDEATAILAGDGLLTHAFYLLAHEELVRHFPPENIIKAIRLVAEAAGLKGMVAGQMADLLAEGRKVDADELFFIHSHKTAALIRASVLLAPILIGATQEELNALAKYGQNIGLAFQIIDDILDLVADEEVLGKPVGSDLAKEKATYPALFGLEASREKAKSLLEDALSALSPFGVRAKALSDIAYYVLERKL
- a CDS encoding cation:proton antiporter → MSLYTLVTFFLCVAVLSGYINYRFLRLPTGIGITIVAAFLAFFVLGLDAFFPAFHVKQHFTTIISRISFEEAVLHWMLGFLLFAGALHVNLENLLERLRTILSLATLGVFLATFFTGIFLHYAAKLFGLDIPLMWAFVFGALISPTDPVAVLSVLQKAGIPRRTEIVIVGESLLNDGVAVVLFLALLEIATATQEISLGHFLAFFAKECLGGLGLGVLLGYLCFLLLRSVDDYELEVLMTLTLVMVCFSVAEKFHFSGPLAVVAAGLLIGNHGRRLAMSERTVEHLDTFWRLVDGLLNAVLFMLIGLEVLLIKYNETNLLFGLVVIFLVLFGRFLSVLISTALTSWFKGLSLKKTAFFTWCGLKGGIAIALAFSLPENPLKDLFLTLTYFNVVFSVIFQGLTLRPIAERMKG
- the dxs gene encoding 1-deoxy-D-xylulose-5-phosphate synthase, which gives rise to MAKILDRVNSPADLKKLKLRHLNKLSDELRELIINTVSQTGGHLAPNLGVVELTIALHYVFDSPKDKIVWDVGHQAYAHKLLTGRKESFHTLRQYGGIAGFPKRSESPHDIVDVGHSSTSISAALGLVVAQDMLKKEGKVVVVIGDGSMTAGLAFEGLNNAGHLKKDLIVILNDNEMSISPNVGALSSFLSRKLTGPVARRLKRELESFVSHLPGGEHLVQAIRKSEDAIKCLLTPGMLFEAFGFRYVGPIPGHNIEILINTLKNVKDLEGPTLVHVLTQKGKGYPPAEEEPERFHGLGPFDVKTGKPTVSKPSPPSYTSVFSKTMVRLGKEEPRLVAITAAMPSGTGLKAFSEKFPERFFDVGIAEQHAVTFAAGLALGGLIPVCAIYSTFLQRAFDQIIHDVALTDLHVVFAIDRGGIVGEDGPTHQGQFDLSYLRLIPNMTVMAPKDENELQHMLYTAIKCKGPVAVRYPRGAGVGVSLDWELKELPIGKAEIMREGADVLLLAIGNTVYPALEAANILAEKGISAAVVNARFVKPLDEDLITELSLRCGKVVTIEENTLIGGFGAAVLELFSKRGLRIPVKMIGLPDIFVEHGAPAILREKYGLTPEKIAEKVSFWLEHEVKTPEIKVLKA